A section of the Rummeliibacillus pycnus genome encodes:
- a CDS encoding sensor histidine kinase, translating to MKFNVKVAFIIAIFTLSMLLIITGILLYKGHEHLMMLHITDSKEVIHHFDMALRETAFWSIALLLIVISISSLLIARALARPIQEMNKFALLLVRGDRNLKIEYTVDDQIGQLGQSLVKLDETLRTYEIRRKEMTQDLAHEIRNPLASIKSYLSAFEDGVWMATPERLQACVEEIDRLIMLVGELDTLNDINNPTFKVVKKEQSIANLIEKSVLAIASELLEKEIQLELDLDQTICAKVDELRLNQILHNVIKNAMYHVKKEGSISIKLYKEKSYFTILIHDNGVGMDKETSQKLFDRNYRGKNRYAGSGIGMTITKKLVEAHEGTISVKSHINKGTTFFIKFPRST from the coding sequence ATGAAATTTAACGTCAAAGTTGCATTTATCATAGCGATTTTCACTTTAAGTATGCTTTTAATTATTACGGGGATTTTGCTTTATAAGGGTCATGAGCATTTAATGATGCTTCACATTACAGATTCTAAAGAAGTGATACACCATTTTGATATGGCATTAAGGGAAACTGCCTTTTGGTCTATTGCATTATTACTAATAGTCATATCAATTTCTAGTTTATTAATTGCACGGGCATTGGCAAGACCCATTCAGGAAATGAATAAGTTTGCTCTTTTACTTGTTCGTGGGGATCGTAACTTAAAAATAGAATATACAGTAGATGATCAAATTGGCCAATTAGGTCAATCATTAGTAAAACTCGATGAAACATTAAGAACCTATGAAATACGTAGAAAAGAAATGACACAGGATCTTGCACATGAAATACGAAATCCGCTGGCATCGATTAAAAGTTATTTGAGTGCCTTTGAAGATGGTGTTTGGATGGCTACTCCAGAACGCTTGCAGGCTTGTGTTGAGGAAATTGATCGACTGATAATGCTTGTTGGTGAATTAGATACATTAAATGATATTAATAACCCAACATTTAAAGTTGTGAAAAAAGAACAGTCTATAGCAAATCTAATCGAGAAATCGGTATTAGCGATAGCCAGTGAATTACTTGAAAAAGAAATACAGCTAGAATTGGATTTAGATCAAACAATCTGTGCTAAAGTTGACGAGCTTAGGTTAAATCAAATTCTTCATAATGTTATAAAAAACGCAATGTACCATGTAAAAAAAGAAGGATCTATTTCCATTAAATTGTATAAAGAAAAAAGCTATTTTACGATTCTGATACATGATAATGGAGTAGGAATGGACAAAGAAACAAGTCAAAAACTATTTGATCGAAATTATCGGGGAAAAAATCGCTATGCTGGCAGTGGAATTGGGATGACAATCACCAAAAAACTTGTTGAGGCACATGAAGGTACAATTTCGGTAAAAAGTCATATAAACAAAGGAACAACTTTTTTTATAAAATTCCCACGTTCTACATAA
- a CDS encoding FtsK/SpoIIIE domain-containing protein, which translates to MIFEFVTTTLFGGIALKAFLKKQNLTENDSGKIQRIISLSGLNVKDGKDTLTTQLVSKKQHDWGWEYKYRIPLGRSFDDYLSKQNAIADGLKNRSKRITFNDLNSLNFNDGVVNSLRSLWKKKLAESKEIELDFDGLLIVRVYNEPLPKQIPYQPGTQWKVLVGIIRDKNALKYHDFEKIPHLTLGGATRYGKSNFINCIINSLLQSEPDNLKLFLIDLKGGVELCDYECIKQTESIAYEPEEALETLKIAYERMIDIQQKIKAKGKKNVQQAGIKERYFIIVDEVGELNPSEAVTSDEKKLKQECQRIMSQISRIGAGLGFRLIVATQYPTGDVIPRQVKQNSDAKLSFRVQSQIASRVVLDETGAELLPQIRGRAIYQAADKREIVQTPMITSNNIEETIKPHIRVIEQEEVHDVIKNETVITKARIDTVTFEEV; encoded by the coding sequence ATGATCTTTGAATTTGTAACAACAACTTTATTTGGTGGAATTGCGTTAAAAGCTTTTTTGAAGAAACAAAATTTAACTGAAAACGATAGTGGAAAAATTCAACGGATTATTTCTTTGAGCGGTTTAAATGTGAAGGATGGGAAAGACACTTTAACTACTCAACTTGTCTCAAAAAAGCAACATGATTGGGGATGGGAGTATAAGTATCGAATTCCTTTAGGAAGAAGTTTTGATGATTACCTTTCTAAGCAAAATGCTATTGCAGATGGATTAAAAAACAGAAGTAAGCGAATCACATTCAATGATTTAAACTCACTTAATTTTAATGATGGGGTTGTAAACTCACTTAGATCACTTTGGAAGAAAAAACTAGCTGAATCAAAAGAAATTGAATTGGACTTTGACGGTTTATTAATTGTTCGAGTTTACAATGAGCCTTTGCCAAAACAGATACCTTATCAGCCAGGAACACAATGGAAAGTACTAGTGGGTATAATTCGTGATAAAAACGCTTTAAAATATCATGACTTTGAAAAAATCCCTCATTTAACTTTAGGAGGGGCTACACGATACGGAAAAAGTAATTTTATTAATTGTATTATCAACAGCTTATTGCAGAGTGAACCAGATAATTTGAAATTGTTTCTCATTGATTTAAAAGGTGGTGTGGAACTTTGCGATTATGAATGTATTAAGCAAACTGAATCGATTGCATATGAGCCAGAGGAAGCTCTTGAAACGTTAAAAATTGCTTATGAACGTATGATAGATATACAACAAAAAATCAAAGCAAAAGGTAAGAAGAATGTGCAACAAGCTGGAATAAAAGAACGTTATTTTATCATTGTGGATGAAGTAGGAGAACTTAATCCTAGTGAAGCTGTTACATCAGACGAAAAGAAACTTAAACAAGAATGTCAAAGAATCATGTCGCAAATATCGCGTATTGGTGCCGGATTAGGTTTTAGATTAATTGTAGCTACACAATATCCAACTGGAGATGTAATCCCAAGGCAGGTTAAACAAAATTCAGATGCAAAACTTTCATTTAGAGTTCAATCGCAAATTGCTAGTCGTGTGGTGCTTGATGAAACTGGAGCTGAACTCCTTCCACAAATTAGAGGTAGAGCTATTTATCAAGCAGCTGATAAACGAGAGATTGTTCAAACTCCTATGATCACCTCAAACAATATAGAGGAAACAATTAAACCTCATATTCGAGTTATTGAACAAGAGGAGGTTCATGATGTTATTAAAAATGAAACAGTTATCACAAAGGCAAGAATCGATACTGTTACTTTTGAAGAAGTTTGA
- a CDS encoding SH3 domain-containing protein, translated as MIKNKVIKSLLAIILVIPIIFSFTSTSNVQAASTKVAYVDIPSGVVLNVRSGASKTNKIVGSLKNKSKVTVYSVTKNGWAKINFNNKKRYVSNEYLRYYKKMSQHTAKKIIDRVIKIQNSLTKTYTKKQIHSILSAGFTDSLINKFYKYDLVTYEKDKYGNALYGWNATDFPAYVIMYGITWDKKKQIEYNAGNPRITYYEKNGKEYLLVAQKYSDAMYANVEQKIYLSKANSKSRWKVYNTSW; from the coding sequence ATGATAAAGAATAAGGTAATCAAAAGTTTATTAGCCATCATTCTAGTAATTCCAATTATTTTTTCATTCACATCGACTTCAAATGTTCAAGCTGCTAGTACGAAAGTTGCTTATGTAGACATTCCTTCGGGAGTAGTTTTAAATGTAAGAAGTGGAGCAAGTAAAACAAATAAGATTGTTGGTTCATTAAAAAACAAGTCTAAAGTAACAGTTTATTCAGTCACAAAAAATGGCTGGGCTAAGATTAATTTTAATAACAAAAAACGCTATGTTTCCAATGAATATTTAAGATACTATAAAAAGATGTCACAACATACTGCAAAGAAAATTATCGATAGAGTTATTAAAATACAAAATAGTCTTACTAAAACTTATACAAAAAAACAAATTCATTCTATTTTATCTGCAGGATTTACAGACTCCTTAATTAATAAATTTTATAAATATGACCTTGTTACATATGAAAAAGACAAATATGGAAATGCATTATACGGATGGAATGCAACAGATTTTCCAGCATATGTTATCATGTACGGAATTACTTGGGATAAGAAAAAACAGATTGAGTATAACGCTGGAAATCCTAGAATTACCTACTATGAAAAGAATGGTAAAGAATATTTACTAGTTGCACAAAAATACTCTGATGCAATGTATGCAAATGTTGAGCAAAAGATTTATCTATCTAAAGCAAATTCAAAATCAAGATGGAAAGTATATAATACTTCTTGGTGA
- a CDS encoding GIY-YIG nuclease family protein, with protein sequence MCLKEGDECILNGRTIQIFLPFGSPRGIKIAEITNRTVQAIYIPRNQLEDAKERSEVTNVGVYFLFGQGEDDALPRVYIGEAENCFERLKQHNREKDFWETAIVFVTNNNQNQFTKTDAKFLERLSFEKAQEVNRYILNQTVPASSFVPEWRQADLYDIFETIKILLSTLGYRLFDEMRNTKITDDPQIQKNEIFYCKGKGLKAIGEYGEEGFVIYKGSQMSKNTSNSIHNYLITTREALKNDKIVEEDGEAFIFIKDYPFNSPSQAAAIILGRNANGWIEWKNIDGYTLDQLKRKGV encoded by the coding sequence ATGTGTTTAAAAGAAGGAGACGAATGTATTTTGAACGGAAGAACAATACAAATTTTTTTGCCTTTTGGCTCTCCAAGAGGTATTAAAATAGCTGAAATAACAAATAGAACGGTACAAGCAATATATATTCCAAGAAATCAGTTAGAAGATGCAAAAGAACGTTCAGAAGTAACCAATGTTGGGGTGTATTTTCTTTTCGGACAAGGAGAGGATGATGCATTGCCTAGAGTTTATATTGGGGAAGCAGAAAATTGTTTTGAACGACTTAAACAACATAATCGTGAAAAAGATTTTTGGGAGACAGCGATTGTCTTTGTTACTAATAATAATCAAAATCAGTTTACAAAGACAGATGCAAAGTTTTTAGAACGCTTATCATTTGAAAAAGCTCAAGAAGTAAATCGTTACATACTGAATCAAACTGTACCGGCAAGCTCGTTTGTACCTGAATGGAGACAGGCGGATTTATATGATATTTTTGAAACAATCAAAATACTGTTATCAACTCTTGGATATAGATTATTTGATGAAATGAGAAATACAAAAATTACAGATGATCCTCAAATACAAAAAAATGAAATATTTTATTGTAAAGGTAAGGGACTTAAAGCAATTGGTGAGTATGGTGAAGAAGGTTTTGTTATTTATAAAGGTTCTCAAATGTCAAAGAATACTTCAAATAGTATTCACAATTACCTAATAACAACTAGAGAAGCATTAAAAAATGACAAAATTGTTGAAGAAGATGGCGAAGCATTTATTTTTATAAAAGACTATCCATTTAATTCACCAAGTCAGGCTGCAGCAATTATACTTGGTAGGAATGCTAACGGGTGGATTGAATGGAAAAATATTGATGGATATACTCTTGATCAACTTAAAAGAAAAGGAGTTTAA
- a CDS encoding response regulator transcription factor produces MKVLIVDDEEKITTVLASYFENNGDSTYIAHTGQSAIQIVDEIPLDMIILDLMLPDMAGEDICQYVKINYDIPVIMLTAKISIDDKLKGFEIGADDYVVKPFHPKEIIVRAERLLPDTHKEKIIQYGQLEIYKNERRILLNHERIQLTQHEFNILLLLIENPKKVFSRDDIIKKVFGFDTDINPRVVDQHIKNIRKKIKDNYIQTVFGLGYKMNEKVEENEI; encoded by the coding sequence ATGAAAGTATTAATAGTAGATGATGAAGAAAAGATTACGACTGTATTAGCCTCTTATTTTGAAAATAATGGGGATAGCACTTATATTGCACATACGGGCCAATCAGCCATTCAAATTGTTGATGAGATACCTCTTGATATGATTATTTTAGATTTAATGCTACCAGACATGGCAGGAGAGGATATTTGTCAATATGTAAAAATAAATTATGACATCCCTGTGATCATGTTAACGGCTAAAATCTCAATTGATGACAAATTAAAGGGATTTGAGATAGGTGCGGATGATTATGTTGTAAAACCGTTTCATCCTAAGGAAATAATTGTGAGAGCAGAGCGATTATTACCTGATACTCATAAAGAGAAAATTATTCAATATGGGCAGCTAGAAATTTACAAAAATGAGAGAAGAATATTATTGAATCATGAACGTATTCAGCTTACGCAGCATGAATTTAATATCTTACTGTTATTGATCGAAAACCCGAAAAAAGTATTTAGTAGGGATGATATTATCAAAAAAGTGTTTGGATTTGATACGGATATAAATCCCCGGGTTGTTGACCAACATATTAAGAATATACGTAAAAAAATTAAGGATAATTATATACAAACTGTTTTCGGCCTAGGATACAAGATGAATGAAAAGGTTGAGGAAAATGAAATTTAA
- a CDS encoding replication-relaxation family protein — MLLKMKQLSQRQESILLLLKKFDFLTRDQLRYYFGLGKKRNANRVLSNLSDYLMSIKDGKQSIYYLSKLGREYVGCEKVRKKSSNVQHYIMRNEFYFYNSCPSDWKNEIKVSDGDTSVIVDAMYSRIHTTHFLEVDNLQSMSENRAKVKRYEELLNNGLLAEKLSHFPTLVWVTTTELRRMQLKEACEGLPVVQVFTYDEIKQ, encoded by the coding sequence ATGTTATTAAAAATGAAACAGTTATCACAAAGGCAAGAATCGATACTGTTACTTTTGAAGAAGTTTGATTTTTTGACACGTGACCAACTACGTTATTATTTTGGATTAGGTAAAAAAAGAAATGCAAATAGAGTATTGAGTAATCTATCAGATTATTTAATGTCGATTAAAGATGGCAAACAATCGATTTATTATTTAAGTAAGCTAGGTCGAGAATATGTAGGGTGTGAAAAGGTACGCAAGAAAAGTAGCAATGTACAGCATTATATCATGAGGAATGAGTTTTACTTTTACAATAGTTGCCCTAGTGATTGGAAAAACGAAATCAAGGTTAGTGATGGAGATACGTCCGTAATTGTAGATGCTATGTACTCTCGTATACATACTACACACTTTTTAGAAGTGGATAATTTACAATCAATGTCTGAAAATCGTGCAAAGGTTAAACGCTATGAAGAGTTATTAAATAATGGTTTACTCGCTGAAAAACTTAGTCACTTCCCTACTCTGGTATGGGTCACTACTACTGAATTAAGAAGGATGCAGTTGAAAGAAGCGTGTGAAGGTTTGCCAGTAGTGCAAGTATTTACCTATGATGAAATTAAACAATAA
- a CDS encoding DUF2628 domain-containing protein — protein sequence MDNRFNVFVNDNADYYERKWRKKYSWNWAAFFLGYFWLGYRRMYRVLLSIVVIQMVIGLLFSQANSDAYDNIIRFITFITGIFLGVYGNKLYKNKAEKTIVHVGNFKLNEQDELREIEQRGGTSIGGIFLAIGIMFASAIIEVMIIASILNL from the coding sequence ATGGATAATAGGTTCAATGTTTTCGTAAATGATAATGCAGATTACTATGAGAGAAAATGGAGAAAAAAATATAGTTGGAACTGGGCTGCATTTTTCTTAGGTTATTTTTGGCTTGGATATAGAAGGATGTATCGAGTTTTGTTGTCAATTGTAGTAATTCAAATGGTAATTGGATTACTATTTTCACAAGCAAATAGTGATGCTTATGATAATATCATAAGATTTATAACTTTTATTACAGGGATATTCTTGGGGGTATATGGAAATAAATTATATAAAAATAAAGCTGAAAAAACGATTGTACATGTTGGAAATTTTAAATTAAATGAACAAGATGAGCTTAGAGAAATCGAGCAACGCGGAGGGACTAGTATTGGTGGAATATTCTTAGCTATAGGAATAATGTTCGCTTCAGCGATAATTGAAGTTATGATTATTGCTTCTATTTTGAACTTATAG
- a CDS encoding DUF4871 domain-containing protein, producing the protein MRNIILIVISFVFLGTTVGCESIEKKESWTVSSTFTLPVTFGDGTEGEYLLIGKEGKVGFLVGSGKKGEAVALPMIANKVNKYMWHFWGDKNTLSGDFKVVGIDEKGKEHRVLIVGNDKVWGYASDGSISPINGADSHYPANMVFPTSGLWKLAIYFNEKLFDEIVIKVEDS; encoded by the coding sequence ATGAGGAACATCATTTTAATTGTCATTTCTTTCGTATTCTTAGGAACAACTGTAGGTTGTGAAAGTATTGAAAAAAAGGAAAGTTGGACAGTAAGCTCAACTTTTACATTGCCCGTTACCTTTGGCGATGGAACAGAAGGTGAGTATTTGTTGATTGGTAAAGAAGGGAAAGTTGGTTTTTTGGTTGGTTCGGGTAAAAAAGGAGAAGCAGTAGCATTACCGATGATCGCAAACAAAGTTAATAAGTATATGTGGCATTTTTGGGGAGATAAGAATACGCTCAGTGGTGATTTTAAAGTAGTTGGCATTGACGAAAAGGGGAAAGAACATCGCGTATTGATAGTGGGAAATGATAAAGTATGGGGTTACGCTTCTGATGGTTCTATTAGTCCAATTAATGGTGCTGATTCCCATTACCCAGCGAATATGGTATTCCCGACAAGTGGATTATGGAAATTAGCAATTTATTTTAATGAAAAATTGTTTGATGAAATTGTTATAAAAGTTGAAGATAGTTAA
- a CDS encoding helix-turn-helix domain-containing protein, protein MNNREINIKLYQLLIEHKMTYQDLADKTGLSTRTISTLVNNKMERIPKSALTKIADVFELDDIRDLINFKNE, encoded by the coding sequence ATGAACAATCGGGAAATCAATATAAAATTGTACCAGCTATTAATTGAACATAAAATGACGTATCAAGATCTCGCAGATAAAACAGGATTGTCCACTCGTACAATTTCTACCTTAGTAAATAATAAAATGGAACGAATACCGAAATCAGCATTAACAAAAATTGCGGATGTATTTGAATTAGATGATATACGTGATCTAATCAACTTCAAAAATGAATAA